In a genomic window of Mastacembelus armatus chromosome 3, fMasArm1.2, whole genome shotgun sequence:
- the nqo1 gene encoding NAD(P)H dehydrogenase [quinone] 1 gives MAQRTALIVYGHQSSGSFNAAVLDVAVQELTEQGYRVIVSDLYAMNFRASATRDDIIGDLKNSELFQYGEETMHAWMQGRLSDDIVAEQRKVEEAELVIFQFPMYWFSVPAIMKGWIDRVLTQGFAFSLEKIYDNGVFKDKKAMLSFTTGAIETMFRSDGINGDINVTLWPLQNGTLHFCGFEVLAPQIFWSPAHCPPTVRTTMLEGWRIRLKGLLEEKPLTFAPCELFDCSFQGGFMLWPKVREERELQPYGITTGHHLGKSVPPDNQTKAQPTNEK, from the exons ATGG ctCAAAGGACGGCTCTGATTGTATACGGCCACCAAAGCTCGGGCTCGTTCAACGCGGCCGTTCTTGATGTTGCGGTTCAGGAGCTGACAGAGCAGGGATACAGGGTCATCGTGTCCGATTTGTATGCCATGAACTTCAGAGCCAGTGCAACACGGGACGACATCATTG GTGACCTGAAAAACTCAGAGCTTTTCCAGTATGGAGAGGAAACCATGCACGCCTGGATGCAGGGCCGCCTCAGTGATGACATCGTAGCCGAGCAGCGCAAAGTAGAGGAGGCCGAGCTCGTTATATTTCAG tTTCCTATGTATTGGTTTAGTGTGCCTGCCATCATGAAGGGCTGGATAGACCGAGTCCTGACACAGGGATTTGCTTTCTCCCTGGAAAAGATATATGATAATGGTGTTTTCAAG gaTAAGAAGGCAATGTTATCCTTCACTACTGGGGCAATAGAAACTATGTTCCGGTCTGATGGTATCAATGGTGACATCAATGTCACGCTGTGGCCGTTACAG AATGGCACCCTGCACTTCTGTGGATTTGAGGTTCTTGCTCCTCAGATATTCTGGAGTCCTGCTCACTGTCCTCCCACAGTGCGAACCACAATGCTAGAAGGTTGGCGAATTCGACTGAAAGGATTGTTGGAAGAAAAACCTTTGACTTTTGCCCCCTGCGAGCTGTTTGACTGCAGCTTTCAGGGTGGCTTCATGCTCTGGCCCAAAGTGAGGGAGGAGCGAGAGTTGCAGCCCTATGGCATCACCACAGGGCATCATCTTGGGAAGTCAGTGCCACCTGACAATCAAACCAAAGCTCAGcccacaaatgaaaaataa
- the LOC113137923 gene encoding gamma-aminobutyric acid receptor-associated protein-like 2: protein MKWMFKEDHSLEHRCIESAKIRNKYPDRVPVIVEKVSGSQIVDIDKRKYLVPSDITVAQFMWIIRKRIQLPSEKAIFLFVDKTVPQSSITMGQLYEKEKDEDGFLYVAYSGENTFGF from the exons ATGAAATGGATGTTCAAAGAGGATCACTCCTTGG AACACCGATGCATAGAATCTGCCAAAATCCGCAACAAGTACCCTGACAGGGTCCCG GTGATTGTGGAGAAGGTGTCTGGATCACAGATAGTGGACATTGACAAGAGGAAGTACCTGGTCCCCTCTGACATCACAGTGGCTCAGTTCATGTGGATCATCAGAAAACGCATCCAGCTGCCATCAGAGAAGGCCATCTTTCTGTTTGTGGACAAGACGGTGCCTCAGTCCAG CATCACGATGGGGCAGCTGTACGAGAAAGAGAAGGACGAGGACGGCTTTTTATACGTGGCTTACAGCGGCGAGAACAcctttggtttttaa